The proteins below come from a single Triticum aestivum cultivar Chinese Spring chromosome 5D, IWGSC CS RefSeq v2.1, whole genome shotgun sequence genomic window:
- the LOC123126018 gene encoding protein NRT1/ PTR FAMILY 5.7 — protein sequence MRKQQGLSGDGDGEWDKWVDDSSVDHRGRPPLRAATGSWRAAMFIILIEFSERLSYFGIATSLMIYLTKVLHQDMKVAAVNSQYWMSVTTLMPLLGGFLADAYLGRFRTVLLSTVVYLLGLVLLAVAQLAPGLRPGGVSVPRVHETLFFVGIYLVSVGTGGHKPALESFGADQFDDGHAGERLQKMSYFNWWNCALCSGVLLGVTVVVYIQERVGWGAATVLLAAVMGCSLVVYLAGWRTYRYRVPQGSPLTPLLRVAVAAVMKRRLQLPADAGQLYEEDDGKKRLLCHTYQLRCLDKAAIFEHGGEVWSGAWHLATVTQVEETKLVVSMVPIWVATLPFGMAAAQVSTFFIKQGMAMDRHLGPHFVLPPASVFALAAVAMIATVALVDKVLEPCLRRATGAERGISVLRRIGVGMAFAVLAMAVAAVVERRRLHSSATMSVFWLVPQFALMGVGDGFALVGLQEYFYDQMPETMRSLGIGLYLSVIGAGSFLSSQLIAAASRLSSHGGRRDGWFGKDLSRSRLDLFYWLLAGISAANLGFYVLVATQYSYKQQTAKAGRVGADKDAAAGDVECVIAAAA from the exons ATGAGGAAGCAGCAGGGTTTAAGCGGCGACGGTGATGGGGAGTGGGACAAATGGGTGGACGACTCCTCCGTCGACCACCGCGGCCGCCCGCCCCTCCGCGCCGCCACCGGCTCGTGGAGGGCCGCCATGTTCATCATCC TGATCGAGTTCAGCGAGCGGCTGAGCTACTTCGGCATCGCGACGAGCCTCATGATCTACCTCACCAAGGTGCTGCACCAGGACATGAAGGTCGCCGCCGTGAACTCCCAGTACTGGATGAGCGTCACCACCCTCATGCCGCTCCTCGGCGGCTTCCTCGCCGACGCCTACCTCGGCCGCTTCCGCACCGTCCTCCTCTCCACCGTCGTCTACCTCCTCGGCCTCGTCCTGCTCGCGGTGGCGCAGCTGGCGCCGGGCCTCAGGCCGGGCGGCGTCTCCGTGCCGCGGGTTCACGAGACGCTCTTCTTCGTCGGGATCTACCTCGTGTCCGTCGGCACCGGCGGTCACAAGCCGGCGCTTGAGAGCTTCGGCGCCGACCAGTTCGACGACGGCCACGCCGGCGAGCGGCTGCAGAAGATGTCCTACTTCAACTGGTGGAACTGCGCGCTCTGCTCGGGGGTGCTGCTTGGGGTCACCGTCGTCGTCTACATCCAGGAGCGGGTCGGATGGGGCGCCGCCACCGTGCTCCTCGCCGCCGTCATGGGCTGTTCCCTCGTCGTCTACCTCGCGGGGTGGAGGACCTACCGGTACAGGGTGCCGCAGGGCAGCCCCCTCACGCCGTTGCTGCGAGTTGCCGTGGCCGCGGTCATGAAGCGGCGCCTTCAGCTGCCAGCCGACGCCGGCCAGCTGTACGAGGAGGACGACGGCAAGAAGAGGCTGCTCTGCCACACCTACCAGCTCCGGTGTCTCGACAAGGCGGCAATCTTTGAGCATGGTGGCGAGGTCTGGAGCGGGGCGTGGCATCTGGCGACGGTGACGCAGGTGGAGGAGACGAAGCTGGTGGTGTCGATGGTGCCCATCTGGGTGGCCACGCTCCCGTTCGGCATGGCCGCGGCGCAGGTGTCCACCTTCTTCATCAAGCAGGGCATGGCCATGGACCGCCACCTCGGCCCACACTTCGTGCTCCCGCCGGCGTCCGTCTTCGCGCTGGCCGCCGTGGCCATGATCGCCACCGTGGCGCTCGTCGACAAGGTGCTCGAGCCGTGCCTGCGCCGCGCGACGGGCGCCGAGCGCGGGATCAGCGTCCTCAGGCGCATCGGCGTGGGCATGGCGTTCGCCGTGTTGGCGATGGCCGTGGCGGCCGTcgtcgagcgccgccgcctgcactcCTCCGCCACCATGTCGGTATTCTGGCTGGTGCCGCAGTTCGCGCTGATGGGGGTCGGCGACGGGTTCGCGCTGGTGGGCCTGCAGGAGTACTTCTACGACCAGATGCCGGAGACGATGCGCAGCCTGGGCATCGGGCTGTACCTGAGCGTGATCGGCGCCGGGAGCTTCCTGAGCAGCCAGCTGATCGCGGCGGCGAGCCGCCTGAGCTCGCACGGCGGGCGGCGGGACGGGTGGTTCGGCAAGGACCTGAGCCGGAGCAGGCTGGACCTCTTCTACTGGCTGCTGGCCGGCATCTCCGCCGCCAACCTGGGCTTCTACGTGCTCGTCGCCACCCAGTACTCGTACAAGCAGCAGACCGCGAAGGCCGGCAGGGTCGGCGCCGACAAGGACGCCGCCGCAGGCGACGTCGAGTGCGTCATCGCCGCCGCTGCTTAA